CCCCGGGGGAAAGCTTCCTCCCCAAAGGCAAAGGAGGAGGAGGCCGGTTCCTGGCCCTCCTGGCCGCCTTGGTGCTCCTTCTGGAAGCCCTCCTTTTCCGCCCCAGGCCGAAGGCCCAGGAGGCATAATGGGTCCATGCGCTTCCGTCCCTTCAGCGAGCTGGACCTGGACCTCCTAAACCGGGTAGCGGGAAACCGGCCCTTGAGCCTGGGCGCAGCGCGCTTTTTCGCCCGCACCGGCCACTCCTTCCTGGCCGAGGAAGGGGAGGAGCCCATGGGCTTCGCCCTGGCCCAGGCCCTTTGGCAAGGGGAGGCCACCACGGTCCTCATAAGCCGGATAGAGGGTGAGGACCAGGCCACCCTGGAAGGCCTCCTGGCCGCCGTGGTGAAAAGCGCCTACGACGCCGGGGTCTACCAGGTGGCCCTACACCTGGACCCCAAA
This sequence is a window from Thermus caldifontis. Protein-coding genes within it:
- a CDS encoding DUF1999 family protein codes for the protein MRFRPFSELDLDLLNRVAGNRPLSLGAARFFARTGHSFLAEEGEEPMGFALAQALWQGEATTVLISRIEGEDQATLEGLLAAVVKSAYDAGVYQVALHLDPKREDLQAALGAQGFSIGPLILAVRVLGSRGQRGETRGVLE